The DNA window CACGACGGTGTCCCGGTGCCGCGTTCGCAAGTCCGCCCGGGTGACCTGGTGTTCCCGCACGCCGGTCACGTGCAGCTGGCGATCGGCAAAGGTCTGGTCGTGGAAGCGCCCTACCCGGGGGCATCGGTGCGGATCGCCCGATTGGGCGGCAGCGTTCAGATTCGACGCCCGCTATGACCAACCACCGCCCCGCCACCCGACGAAGGGGTTGAACATGTCCGAGCAAGCCGGGCCCTCGGTCGCAGCGCTGCGCGCACGCCAAGGCGCGCTGGCGGGCCGACACGCTACCGCGGCCGACGCCGACCGTGTCCTGGCGGACGTGCTGGCCAGCGTGCACGCCGCGACCCGGGCGAGCATCCGCCGCCTCGATGCCATCGCCGAGGAGGTCGACCGCGCGGTCCTCGACCGGGCAGCCCTGGCCGCCGATACGCCTCTGGGCGCGCGTGAATTGCACAAGTTCCTGGTCGCCAAGCTGCGTGAGATCAGGGCGGTCGTCGCCGAAGCGGACGAGCTCGGCCGCGCGAAACGGGCTGTGCTGGAGCGCCTCCGGGCACAGTACGCCGCGCCGGTCGGCTAGCGGGTGCGTCCGTGCACAGCCGCGCCGACCGTGAATTGTCGATCCCAATCCGCCTGGGTACTGTCGCCCGTCATGGAGGGGCCCACGCCGGGATCTGCTGCCGACACCATAGCGGCCGCCGAAGCGGCGCTGGCCCAACAGAATTCGGCGGTTTCGCAGCTGGACCTGCAGGTCGTTTCGGCGATCCTGAACGCACACCTGACGACCGTCGAGGGCAAAGAAGCGCTGAGCGGGTTGCAGCAGGAGACCGAAGCCGCGGTACGCACGCGCTCCGACCTGGACACCCCGGCGGGTGCGCGCGACTTCCAGCGATTCCTCATCGGCAAGCTCAGGGACATCCGAGCGGTCGTGCTGGGCGCGAGCCTCGATGACACGTCGAAATCGGCACTGATGGCCGCCTGGACGTCGCTGTACGGCGCCGCCAAAGGCGGCGCGGACGCCGTGGACGACCCGTCGGAGGAGGCGGAGTCGTCGGAGGCGTCGGACGACCCCGGCGCCGAGTGGGATCCGTTGCTGGACATGCTGTCGGCCGACG is part of the Mycobacterium sp. HUMS_12744610 genome and encodes:
- a CDS encoding DUF4226 domain-containing protein, with amino-acid sequence MSEQAGPSVAALRARQGALAGRHATAADADRVLADVLASVHAATRASIRRLDAIAEEVDRAVLDRAALAADTPLGARELHKFLVAKLREIRAVVAEADELGRAKRAVLERLRAQYAAPVG